Proteins from a genomic interval of Osmia bicornis bicornis chromosome 13, iOsmBic2.1, whole genome shotgun sequence:
- the LOC114873586 gene encoding solute carrier family 35 member B1, producing MTSSRRFKLLFCAVGIFVCYFYFGMLQEKITRGQYGDDGEKFTYMFSLVFFQCLINYLFAKTTLLTVLKQGEDTTPQSYYVTSSLTYLLAMVCSTMALQFVSYPTQVIGKAGKPIPVMILGVLLGNKVYPVRKYLFVFLVVIGVALFMYKDVNPSKKQTESQTTFGELLLLLSLTMDGLTSAVQERMKAEHSSKSGHMMLNMNFWSVLFSGIVILASGELFQFIQFLHRYPSTVWHIVTFSITGALGQYFIFLTVTEFGPLPCSIITTTRKFFTVLGSILIFGNTLTFKQWLGTFIVFAGLFLDAFYGRSKSSKKDVVK from the exons ATGACTTCCTCGAGACGTTTCAAACTGTTGTTTTGTGCTGTCGGTATTTTCGTATGTTACTTCTACTTTGGCATGTTGCAAGAAAAAATTACTCGAGGACAGTATGGAGATGACGGTGAAAAATTCACCTATATGTTCTCTCTAGTTTTCTTCcaatgtttaattaattatttattcgcCAAGACTACTTTACTTACGGTGTTGAAACAGGGCGAAGACACTACTCCGCAATCGTATTATGTGACATCTTCCCTCACATATTTACTCGCGATGGTGTGCAGTACTATGGCCTTGCAATTTGTTAGTTATCCAACCCAAGTAATCGGAAAAGCCGGTAAACCGATTCCCGTGATGATACTCGGAGTACTATTAGGAAATAAG GTATATCCAGTTAGGAAATACTTGTTTGTGTTCTTAGTCGTCATTGGAGTAGCTTTATTCATGTACAAAGATGTCAATCCATCTAAGAAGCAAACAGAGAGTCAAACAACATTTGGAGAACTGTTGCTGTTATTATCCCTGACAATGGACGGTTTAACTAGCGCCGTACAGGAAAGAATGAAAGCAGAGCACAGTTCCAAGTCTGGACACATGATGTTGAACATGAACTTTTGGTCCGTATTGTTCAGCGGAATCGTCATCCTAGCTTCCGGAGAACTTTTTCAATTCATCCAGTTTTTACATAGATATCCTTCCACCGTATGGCACATAGTTACCTTTTCTATAACGGGAGCGCTCGGacaatatttcatatttctgaCCGTTACAGAATTCGGCCCGTTACCGTGTTCCATTATAACGACGACCAGAAAGTTTTTCACTGTCTTAGGTTCGATACTGATCTTTGGTAATACTTTGACGTTCAAACAGTGGCTGGGCACGTTCATAGTGTTTGCCGGGCTGTTCTTAGACGCGTTTTATGGTAGAAGCAAATCGTCGAAAAAGGATGTAGTAAAGTAG
- the LOC114873638 gene encoding uncharacterized protein LOC114873638 codes for MNYGKKSPSMGTPSVYSHVTTRSSANLKSSRSMRSVKITPWYQKPILTHAYVLDIQRGAMFTAIFSLCLAVFTICTSIFDLYCLSQAAPGSTHYGYYVISYEFVYVGNRHVRNALVVFSLFSMLAAVAVFATSLMLITALRKEYEKKTVPWLYCFAAFTVFRLFSFVFSSVVNDMIFAYNIAMCLLWIVFICISIYGWLIVYSLYLELSDLTRLEDLAHLRIGTMQSLNASTTHSIAGSRPTTPHSAVSTMPAN; via the exons ATGAATTACGGAAAAAAATCTCCGAGCATGGGTACACCCTCGGTGTATTCCCACGTTACCACACGCAGCAGTGCGAATTTGAAATCATCACGATCGATGCGTAGTGTCAAAATCACACCTTGGTATCAGAAACCAATTTTAACGCACGCCTATGTGCTTGACATTCAAAGAGGTGCGATGTTTACAGCGATATTTTCACTG TGTTTGGCGGTTTTTACCATTTGTACCTCGATATTTGATCTTTATTGTCTCTCGCAAGCTGCACCAGGTTCGACTCACTACGGTTACTACGTGATATCGTACGAATTCGTTTACGTGGGTAATCGACACG TTCGTAATGCCCTGGTTGTCTTTTCTTTGTTCTCCATGCTTGCCGCGGTGGCGGTATTTGCAACCTCGTTGATGCTAATCACTGCTTTAAGAAAGGAATACGAAAAGAAAACGGTGCCATGGTTGTACTGTTTTGCAGCTTTCACTGTCTTCagattattttctttcgtaTTTTCTAGCGTGGTAAACGATATGATATTTGCTTATAACATTGCTATGTGTCTGTTGTGGATAGTATTCATTTGTATTTCCATTTATGGATGGTTAATCGTATATTCTTTATACTTGGAATTGTCTGACCTAACGAGATTAGAAGATTTGGCGCATTTAAGG ATCGGCACTATGCAGTCGTTGAACGCATCTACTACTCACTCTATCGCCGGTTCTCGTCCAACGACCCCGCATAGCGCGGTGTCGACGATGCCTGCCAATTAA
- the LOC114873585 gene encoding formylglycine-generating enzyme, giving the protein MLFVRASTVLALYFVVAGSCETDATNKESVDCGCSNSRATIKEDNKEGTQNYCLASNSDDCSRNIIDHNDLPKNMAMIEGGRFAIGTNDPVFVADGEAPKREIHLDSFYIDELEVSNHDFAKFVNATDYRTEAEKFGDSFVFEGLLQEELRANASAAVARAPWWLQIKNATWQRPEGPRSDITYRMDHPVVHVSWNDAVAYCKWLGKRLPTEAEWEVACRGGLSDRLYPWGNKLTPNDQYRANTWQGDFPSINSKEDGYEGTSPVTEFPRNKYGLRNMVGNVWEWTSDWWSVQVTNRGGSNNPAGPSHGTDKVKKGGSYLCHESYCFRYRCAARSQNTPDTSAGNLGFRCAVSV; this is encoded by the exons ATGTTGTTCGTTCGTGCAAGCACAGTTCTTGCGTTGTATTTTGTAGTGGCGGGAAGCTGTGAAACTGACGCCACGAACAAGGAATCTGTCGACTGTGGTTGCAGCAACAGCAGAGCAACCATAAAGGAAGATAATAAAGAAGGAACGCAAAACTATTGTTTAGCGAGTAATTCTGATGATTGTTCGAGAAATATCATCGATCACAATGATCTTCCAAAGAACATGGCCATGATAGAAGGGGGAAGATTTGCGATCGGAACGAACGATCCAGTTTTCGTAGCTGACGGCGAAGCGCCGAAACGAGAAATACATCTCGATAGTTTTTATATAGACGAGTTGGAAGTGAGCAACCATGATTTTGCTAAGTTTGTCAATGCGACCGACTATCGAACAGAAGCAGAAAAGTTTGGAGATTCGTTTGTATTCGAGGGACTATTACAGGAAGAACTTCGGGCAAACGCATCGGCTGCTGTTGCTCGGGCCCCTTGGTGGCTGCAAATAAAAAATGCAACCTGGCAGCGTCCGGAAGGCCCTCGTTCCGATATAACGT ATAGAATGGATCACCCTGTTGTCCATGTGTCGTGGAACGACGCTGTCGCCTATTGTAAGTGGTTAGGTAAACGATTACCTACCGAAGCTGAATGGGAAGTGGCATGTCGGGGAGGGCTTTCCGATAGATTGTACCCGTGGGGAAATAAATTAACCCCGAATGATCAATACAG GGCAAACACGTGGCAGGGTGATTTTCCGAGCATTAATTCCAAAGAAGATGGGTACGAGGGTACTTCACCTGTTACAGAATTCCCGCGAAACAAATATGGCTTACGTAATATGGTAGGGAACGTTTGGGAGTGGACTTCCGATTGGTGGAGCGTCCAAGTTACGAATCGTGGAGGATCCAACAATCCC GCTGGTCCATCTCATGGTACAGACAAAGTAAAAAAAGGTGGTTCTTATTTGTGTCACGAGAGTTATTGTTTTAGATACAGATGTGCGGCGCGAAGTCAAAATACACCCGATACATCAGCTGGAAATCTTGGTTTCCGATGCGCTGTGTccgtttaa